From the Gramella sp. Hel_I_59 genome, one window contains:
- a CDS encoding ABC transporter permease, with translation MLRLLEIEYNKLRYSRSARILIITYFILITFIALIASIEFNIGQIQFRVADQGIFNFPYIWHFNSYIAALLKIFLAIVIVSMMSNEYSNRTIKQNLIDGLSKKEFILSKFLTVLVFSGISTIFLFIVTIILGYSFSDFTEFSIVVSDLEYLLAYFVKLTGFFAFCMFLGILIKRSAFALGFLVVWAIFESILYGVLNFKVFKGTDIATNIMQFFPLESMSNLVVEPFSRLNAVQAAANQIGGELDKDYGIHWYQLLIVIAWVFIFVYLSLFLLKKRDL, from the coding sequence ATGTTACGTTTACTTGAAATAGAATACAATAAATTACGATATAGCAGATCTGCCAGGATCCTGATCATCACATATTTTATACTCATCACATTTATTGCCCTTATCGCCTCTATTGAATTTAATATTGGCCAGATACAGTTTAGAGTTGCAGACCAGGGAATATTTAATTTTCCTTATATATGGCATTTTAATAGTTATATCGCTGCACTGCTAAAGATCTTTCTTGCGATCGTCATCGTTTCCATGATGTCGAACGAATACAGCAACCGTACGATCAAACAGAATCTTATTGATGGATTGAGTAAAAAGGAATTTATTCTTTCCAAATTTCTCACTGTACTGGTGTTTTCTGGAATATCTACGATCTTCCTTTTTATAGTAACTATTATCCTTGGCTACTCCTTTTCAGATTTTACTGAATTTTCTATAGTAGTTTCAGACCTGGAATATCTGCTGGCTTATTTTGTTAAGCTAACCGGATTCTTTGCATTCTGTATGTTTCTTGGAATACTGATCAAAAGATCTGCATTTGCACTAGGATTCCTGGTAGTCTGGGCCATTTTTGAAAGCATTCTTTATGGCGTTCTTAATTTCAAGGTCTTCAAAGGAACCGATATTGCCACCAATATTATGCAGTTTTTCCCTCTGGAGTCAATGAGTAATCTTGTTGTAGAACCATTCTCCAGGTTGAATGCGGTACAAGCAGCAGCCAACCAGATTGGTGGAGAATTAGATAAAGATTATGGCATCCACTGGTACCAGTTACTCATTGTGATCGCCTGGGTTTTCATATTTGTATACCTTTCATTATTTCTACTTAAGAAGCGTGATTTATAG
- a CDS encoding ABC transporter ATP-binding protein has protein sequence METILTLNNLTKKFGGMTAVDNLSFSIEKGNVYGILGPNGSGKSTTLGMVLNVVNKTSGDFRWFDGNTSTHNALKKVGAIIEHPNFYPYMTAAQNLALVCKIKGTNKAKVQEKLEIVGLLDRKDSKFKTFSLGMKQRLAIASALLNDPEILILDEPTNGLDPQGIHQIREIIRKIASAGTTILLASHLLDEVEKVCSHVVIIRKGVKLYSGPVDEIVSSHGFFELKAGNMIRLQELLERHPKIGKITDKEGMLTAFIDEPMEAEEINRYLFDQGLSLSFLIKRKESLEEQFLQLTNQTAEA, from the coding sequence TTGGAAACAATACTAACACTAAACAATCTTACCAAAAAATTTGGCGGAATGACCGCCGTGGACAACCTGAGTTTCAGCATTGAAAAAGGGAACGTCTACGGTATACTTGGACCCAACGGAAGCGGTAAATCCACTACGCTTGGAATGGTTCTTAATGTCGTGAACAAAACTTCAGGCGATTTTCGCTGGTTCGATGGCAACACCTCTACACATAATGCTCTAAAAAAGGTGGGCGCCATTATCGAGCATCCTAACTTTTACCCTTATATGACCGCGGCACAAAATCTGGCCCTGGTTTGTAAGATTAAAGGCACAAACAAAGCAAAGGTTCAGGAGAAACTGGAGATCGTGGGTCTGCTCGACAGAAAGGATAGTAAGTTCAAAACTTTTTCGCTAGGAATGAAACAACGTCTGGCTATTGCTTCTGCTCTGCTTAACGATCCTGAAATCTTAATTCTGGATGAACCTACAAACGGACTCGATCCACAGGGAATTCACCAGATTAGGGAGATCATAAGAAAGATCGCCTCTGCTGGAACTACCATTTTACTGGCATCACATTTACTTGATGAAGTGGAAAAGGTTTGTTCTCATGTAGTTATCATTCGGAAAGGCGTAAAACTATATAGCGGTCCCGTTGACGAAATCGTTAGCAGCCACGGATTCTTTGAACTGAAAGCCGGCAACATGATAAGACTTCAGGAATTGCTTGAAAGGCATCCTAAAATTGGCAAAATCACTGATAAAGAAGGAATGCTTACTGCTTTCATCGACGAACCAATGGAAGCAGAAGAAATCAACCGCTATTTATTTGACCAGGGCTTGTCCTTATCATTTTTGATAAAGCGTAAAGAAAGCCTGGAAGAACAATTCCTTCAATTAACCAACCAAACCGCCGAAGCATAA
- a CDS encoding nucleoid-associated protein, producing MINLFNAQIESLSIHRVGNKNRGENIFLSASTFKLDDEIKPLIKEYFLKPFREKEESYYRFHHETDIEFNELYNLSNKIFDDPYNTHEYSKKIATLLYEQSTHPHIKSGEVYVVYFEGMQLDNIKVPAIGIFKSELKHDFLQFEQSQSNLEMVVQQGVNLQKLDKGAIIFNSNQAEGFKILSVDSNRYDTKYWLENFLGVDVLADENYFTKNYLNFAKNFAKDVVLPAEDKKQEVMFMNRSMDYFAKNDDFEESNYINSVIDNPDLIPEFQNYKTEKAPKYKVEDLTSFPIANKAVTDARKKIKNVITLDTNIQIKMDFVSAESAEKFVEKGWDEDKQMYYYLVYFNKEEKK from the coding sequence ATGATCAATCTTTTTAATGCGCAGATAGAATCGCTATCTATCCACAGGGTTGGAAATAAGAATCGAGGTGAAAACATCTTTCTTTCCGCTTCTACCTTTAAACTTGATGATGAGATCAAACCTCTTATCAAGGAATATTTCCTGAAGCCTTTCCGCGAAAAAGAGGAATCATATTATCGTTTTCACCATGAAACCGATATCGAGTTCAACGAGCTGTACAATCTTTCTAATAAGATCTTTGACGATCCATATAACACCCACGAATATTCCAAGAAGATAGCGACCTTATTATATGAGCAATCTACTCATCCGCATATTAAAAGCGGTGAAGTTTATGTAGTTTACTTTGAAGGAATGCAACTGGATAACATCAAAGTTCCGGCAATTGGCATTTTTAAATCTGAATTAAAGCATGATTTCCTGCAGTTTGAACAAAGCCAGAGCAATTTGGAAATGGTCGTGCAGCAGGGTGTAAATTTGCAGAAATTGGATAAAGGCGCGATTATCTTCAATAGCAACCAGGCTGAAGGTTTTAAAATTCTTTCTGTTGATTCTAACCGCTATGACACGAAATACTGGTTGGAAAACTTTTTAGGAGTAGATGTGCTGGCAGATGAGAATTATTTCACTAAGAATTACCTCAACTTTGCCAAGAATTTTGCGAAGGACGTGGTATTGCCTGCGGAAGATAAAAAACAGGAAGTAATGTTCATGAACCGAAGTATGGATTACTTCGCTAAGAACGATGACTTCGAGGAGTCAAATTACATCAATTCTGTGATCGATAATCCAGATCTTATCCCTGAATTTCAGAATTATAAAACTGAAAAAGCTCCAAAATATAAAGTTGAAGATCTCACCAGTTTTCCCATCGCCAACAAAGCGGTGACAGATGCACGTAAGAAGATCAAAAACGTGATCACCTTAGATACGAACATCCAGATCAAGATGGATTTTGTTAGCGCAGAGTCGGCTGAAAAATTCGTGGAAAAAGGTTGGGACGAAGATAAGCAGATGTATTATTATCTCGTTTACTTCAACAAAGAGGAAAAGAAATAG
- a CDS encoding plasmid pRiA4b ORF-3 family protein — translation MIYRFRVILDAKEDVFRDIEMLHDSTLEDLHNTIVQSFGFDGTEMASFYISDEEWNQGEEIHQFDMSGNDTSIKLMNETKLDSILSEKETKLIYVYDFLKMWTFFVELAQIAEAEEGTDYPNLMYVHGQIPDDAPEKEFTGENEDGSPDDDGFDDSYGTDGYDDFEFDENWN, via the coding sequence ATGATATATAGATTTCGTGTAATTTTAGATGCTAAGGAAGATGTTTTCAGAGATATCGAAATGTTGCATGACAGCACATTGGAAGATCTTCATAATACTATCGTTCAGTCTTTTGGATTCGACGGAACCGAAATGGCTTCTTTTTACATAAGTGATGAGGAATGGAACCAGGGTGAAGAAATTCATCAGTTCGATATGAGTGGAAATGATACTTCTATCAAATTGATGAATGAGACAAAGCTTGATAGTATTCTTTCTGAAAAGGAAACGAAGCTTATCTACGTGTACGATTTTCTAAAAATGTGGACTTTCTTCGTGGAGCTTGCTCAAATTGCAGAAGCTGAAGAAGGAACAGATTATCCAAACCTGATGTATGTTCATGGACAGATTCCTGACGATGCTCCGGAAAAGGAATTTACAGGTGAAAATGAAGATGGCTCACCAGATGATGATGGTTTTGATGATAGCTACGGAACCGATGGTTACGATGATTTTGAATTCGATGAGAACTGGAATTAA
- a CDS encoding COX15/CtaA family protein yields MYRNWVKISLILVYLVIVAGAVVRMTGSGMGCPDWPKCFGYYIPPSEVSEIKFQPNRAYEEGQVIIVDETLKVAASDFTSAENYNSNNWESYEKHDYAIFNPTHTWVEYINRLVGALAGIAVLIMAILSFKKFRKSKRITILSWLSVFMMGFQAWLGATVVYSVLAPAKITIHMVMALVIVAVLLYLLYISREHTSEKFKTSTFQNLLIAAVILTLIQVVMGTQVRQFVDEQVRNFGYNTEELWLADPNLTFYIHRSFSIIVLLLNVFLWWKNRQNNLFQSRVNWVIVFILLEVATGVAMYNFDFPFLSQPLHLVIASLLFGVQFYLLMETIYAPEKIKKT; encoded by the coding sequence ATGTATAGAAATTGGGTCAAAATCTCGTTAATCCTGGTTTATCTTGTAATAGTTGCCGGCGCCGTGGTTAGAATGACTGGCTCAGGCATGGGCTGCCCAGACTGGCCAAAATGCTTTGGATACTACATTCCTCCTTCTGAAGTTTCAGAAATTAAATTCCAGCCGAACAGAGCTTATGAAGAAGGACAGGTGATCATTGTAGACGAAACCTTAAAGGTTGCTGCTTCAGATTTTACTTCGGCAGAAAATTATAATTCCAATAACTGGGAAAGTTATGAAAAGCATGACTACGCCATTTTCAACCCAACTCATACCTGGGTAGAATATATCAATCGGCTTGTAGGAGCTCTAGCAGGAATTGCTGTCCTGATTATGGCAATACTCTCCTTTAAAAAATTCAGAAAAAGTAAAAGAATTACGATCCTATCCTGGCTGAGCGTATTTATGATGGGATTCCAGGCATGGCTTGGAGCTACCGTGGTATATTCGGTGCTGGCTCCGGCCAAGATCACTATTCATATGGTAATGGCCCTGGTGATCGTGGCGGTCTTGCTATACCTATTGTATATAAGCCGGGAACACACTTCAGAAAAATTTAAAACCAGTACATTTCAAAATCTTCTAATTGCCGCCGTGATCCTAACGCTCATACAGGTGGTGATGGGTACACAGGTTCGACAATTTGTGGATGAGCAGGTTCGAAATTTCGGCTATAATACTGAAGAATTATGGCTGGCCGACCCGAATCTTACTTTTTATATTCACAGATCTTTCTCTATAATAGTGCTGCTTTTGAATGTATTCTTATGGTGGAAAAATCGCCAGAATAACTTATTCCAGTCCAGGGTGAATTGGGTAATTGTCTTTATTCTACTGGAAGTTGCAACTGGAGTCGCTATGTATAATTTCGACTTCCCCTTTCTATCGCAACCACTTCACCTGGTGATAGCCTCCCTCCTGTTTGGTGTTCAATTCTACCTGTTAATGGAGACTATTTATGCGCCTGAAAAGATTAAAAAAACGTAA
- a CDS encoding HD domain-containing protein, with the protein MPKYHNYSKALHHKIFSVISQAADELGVDAYVIGGFVRDHILERGEPKDIDIVAVGSGIELAQKVSDLLPNKPKVQVFQNFGTAMLRANDMEIEFVGARKESYRKDSRKPIVENGTLEDDQNRRDFTINALALKLNANGFGDLLDPFDGYKDLQDRIIRTPLDPDITYSDDPLRMYRAIRFASQLNFMIEAESLSAIKRNNKRIKIISKERIMDELNKILLSAKPSKGLSLLFKAGLLAKILPELTALQGIDEVEGQTHKDNFWHTLEVVDNIAKNTDDLWLRWAALLHDIGKAPTKKFHKKIGWTFHGHEFVGAKMVFKLFKRLRLPLNEKMKFVQKMVLMSSRPIAVADDHVTDSAVRRLIFDAGDHIEDLMTLCEADITTKNPKRFRKYHNNFQLVRQKIEEVEERDHVRNFQPPVSGEEIMSTFGITPSREVGQIKDAIKEAILEGEIPNEHDAARDFMLNMGNKLGLSVAEKS; encoded by the coding sequence ATGCCGAAATACCATAATTACAGCAAAGCTTTACATCATAAAATTTTTTCTGTTATTTCCCAGGCTGCAGATGAGCTTGGAGTCGACGCCTATGTGATTGGTGGATTTGTACGTGACCATATTCTTGAGCGCGGTGAACCTAAAGATATTGATATCGTAGCAGTTGGCAGCGGAATCGAACTTGCACAAAAGGTTTCAGATCTATTACCAAACAAGCCCAAGGTTCAGGTTTTTCAAAATTTTGGTACGGCCATGCTTCGAGCTAATGATATGGAGATCGAATTCGTGGGTGCGAGGAAAGAAAGTTATCGCAAGGATAGTCGCAAACCAATCGTAGAAAACGGAACCCTGGAAGATGATCAAAATCGGCGCGATTTTACCATCAACGCACTTGCTTTAAAACTGAATGCAAATGGTTTTGGAGACCTGCTCGATCCTTTTGATGGATATAAAGATCTTCAGGACAGGATCATTAGAACACCTTTAGATCCCGATATCACCTATTCAGATGATCCACTTCGAATGTATCGCGCCATTAGATTCGCTTCGCAGCTTAATTTTATGATCGAAGCAGAATCACTTTCAGCAATTAAAAGAAATAATAAAAGGATCAAGATCATTTCAAAAGAGCGCATCATGGATGAGCTTAATAAAATCCTTTTGAGTGCAAAACCTTCCAAAGGTTTATCTCTTTTATTCAAAGCTGGTCTTCTGGCAAAGATCTTACCTGAGCTAACCGCTTTACAGGGAATTGATGAAGTAGAAGGACAGACCCATAAAGATAATTTCTGGCATACTCTGGAAGTTGTAGACAATATTGCAAAGAATACCGATGATCTCTGGTTGCGCTGGGCTGCTTTGTTGCACGATATTGGAAAAGCTCCAACCAAGAAATTTCATAAGAAAATTGGATGGACCTTTCACGGCCACGAATTTGTGGGTGCGAAAATGGTCTTCAAATTATTTAAGCGGTTGCGACTTCCGTTAAATGAGAAAATGAAGTTCGTGCAGAAAATGGTTTTGATGAGTTCGAGACCTATTGCGGTAGCAGACGATCATGTGACCGATTCTGCCGTACGCCGACTTATCTTTGATGCCGGAGATCATATTGAAGACCTTATGACGCTCTGTGAGGCAGATATCACGACCAAAAATCCTAAACGCTTCAGAAAATATCATAATAACTTTCAACTGGTTCGGCAAAAGATCGAAGAAGTGGAAGAGCGCGATCATGTTAGGAATTTCCAGCCTCCTGTAAGTGGTGAAGAGATTATGAGCACTTTTGGAATCACTCCTAGCCGTGAAGTTGGTCAAATTAAGGATGCCATTAAAGAGGCGATTCTTGAAGGTGAAATTCCGAATGAGCACGACGCTGCCAGGGATTTTATGCTGAATATGGGTAACAAACTTGGATTGAGCGTTGCGGAAAAAAGTTAG
- a CDS encoding L-threonylcarbamoyladenylate synthase, with protein MEKMEQEVRNCIDVLKKGGIILYPTDTVWGIGCDATNANAVDKIFQLKKREESKALICLVSNFKMLEQYVEDVPETAYDILKYAKKPTTIIYDKPVHIAENLVSDDESLGIRVVRDTFCSDLIKKLKRPLVSTSANVSGQPTPQSFDQITPQILKGVDYVVNLQRSKKSLKPSAIIKLSNDGQVSVIRK; from the coding sequence ATGGAAAAAATGGAACAGGAAGTTAGAAATTGCATAGATGTCTTAAAAAAAGGAGGTATCATACTTTATCCAACCGATACAGTTTGGGGAATAGGTTGTGACGCGACGAATGCGAATGCCGTGGATAAGATATTTCAGCTTAAGAAAAGAGAAGAATCTAAAGCACTAATTTGCCTGGTTTCAAATTTCAAGATGCTGGAACAATATGTGGAAGATGTGCCGGAAACTGCCTACGATATTTTGAAGTATGCTAAGAAACCTACGACTATCATTTATGACAAGCCTGTACATATTGCAGAAAACCTGGTAAGCGATGATGAATCTCTTGGAATTCGTGTAGTAAGAGACACCTTTTGCTCAGACCTTATTAAAAAATTAAAACGTCCATTGGTATCTACCTCGGCGAATGTTAGCGGCCAGCCTACACCACAATCCTTTGATCAAATCACACCTCAAATTTTAAAAGGTGTAGACTATGTAGTAAATTTGCAGCGTTCAAAAAAATCGCTAAAACCATCAGCAATTATCAAGTTAAGTAACGATGGGCAGGTGAGTGTGATACGCAAATAA
- a CDS encoding glycosyltransferase family 4 protein, whose translation MKILHLALTKKWGGGANQIQNLCKELINIDDFELHLLTIADGEFHKRISDKNIHLHVTPMAFKADLRAAIKLIRVCLKYKIDLIHIHGPTALTIAVLAYHLKKLPPFIFSKKTSFTIRQNRGTLFKYNHPNLKRILCVSEKTKDISKPSIQDHSKLITVYHGTDIHSKSGQPPFKLREKFNIEPETVIVGMIANHVKPKDLHTWVAVINEIVNIKNNTNFRFVQFGSYSEITKTLKNNIRELKLEKYINFLGFVPEASKFIPQFDISLMTSQSEGIPQFIYESFYYKVPVVATEVGGIPEIITNGENGFLSRPHDGVSLANKLVLLSQDRSLQEKFTKISYQRLLESYTTERMAANTLAQYKEVLYGKNGTGS comes from the coding sequence ATGAAAATCTTACATCTGGCTTTAACTAAAAAATGGGGTGGAGGCGCGAACCAAATTCAAAATCTCTGTAAAGAACTTATTAACATTGATGATTTTGAGCTACACTTATTAACAATAGCTGATGGAGAATTTCATAAAAGAATTTCCGATAAAAACATCCATCTTCATGTTACCCCTATGGCTTTCAAAGCAGATCTGAGAGCCGCCATTAAATTAATAAGAGTCTGTTTAAAATATAAAATAGATTTAATCCATATACATGGCCCGACTGCACTAACTATAGCGGTGCTAGCTTATCATCTCAAAAAACTTCCACCCTTCATATTTAGTAAAAAGACAAGCTTCACTATTAGACAGAATAGAGGCACCTTATTTAAATATAATCACCCTAATTTAAAAAGAATTCTTTGTGTCTCAGAAAAAACAAAGGATATCAGCAAGCCAAGTATTCAGGATCATTCAAAATTAATAACTGTTTATCATGGAACGGATATTCACAGTAAATCTGGGCAACCTCCATTCAAATTAAGAGAGAAATTTAATATAGAGCCTGAGACAGTAATTGTAGGTATGATTGCAAATCACGTGAAACCAAAGGATCTTCACACCTGGGTTGCAGTGATCAATGAAATCGTAAATATTAAAAACAATACTAATTTTAGATTCGTCCAATTCGGAAGTTATTCTGAAATTACTAAGACACTAAAAAATAATATTCGAGAACTCAAATTGGAGAAGTATATAAACTTTCTGGGTTTTGTGCCGGAAGCTTCGAAATTTATTCCTCAATTCGATATTTCTTTGATGACCTCCCAAAGTGAAGGTATTCCGCAATTTATTTACGAAAGCTTCTATTACAAGGTTCCTGTGGTCGCTACGGAAGTTGGTGGAATTCCAGAAATTATTACGAACGGAGAAAATGGTTTTCTAAGTAGACCACATGACGGGGTGAGCCTGGCCAATAAATTAGTACTTTTGTCCCAGGACAGGTCGTTGCAGGAGAAGTTTACAAAAATCTCATACCAGCGACTTCTCGAAAGTTATACAACCGAAAGAATGGCGGCCAATACCTTGGCTCAATATAAAGAAGTGCTTTATGGAAAAAATGGAACAGGAAGTTAG
- a CDS encoding polysaccharide pyruvyl transferase family protein — translation MLNSLIKSFQRKQSRRESLKRIQNANQTNMGVVNLHRVNPQNVGDFYCAPHHYFESLQNSELDIFGHRETDKSKLDHFVNSISRNSLIIGGGGLLNRGSFEKQMKVFEQLASNDKKVVMWGVGHNSKNSKNYRKIYQYNLDISKFGLAGTRDFSAPGEYVPCVSCMHPIFNESFSSKNELGIIFHTDSLKSPSLIEKFSSIPNIPNNASLEEVISLIGSCENIITNSYHGMYWGMLLKKKVSVVPNSSKFFDFKYQPNFTTFEDSLTDYKKAQSYDGILEECKSINQIFYHKVSEYLELQ, via the coding sequence ATGTTAAATAGTTTAATTAAATCTTTTCAAAGAAAGCAATCCAGGAGAGAATCACTGAAACGAATTCAAAATGCAAATCAAACTAATATGGGCGTTGTTAATTTGCACCGCGTAAATCCTCAAAATGTAGGTGATTTTTATTGTGCTCCCCATCATTACTTTGAAAGCCTGCAAAATTCGGAGTTAGATATCTTCGGCCATCGAGAAACTGATAAGAGTAAACTAGATCATTTCGTAAATTCCATAAGCCGTAATTCGCTTATTATTGGCGGTGGCGGTTTACTCAACAGAGGTAGCTTTGAAAAGCAAATGAAGGTATTCGAACAACTTGCCTCAAATGATAAGAAAGTAGTGATGTGGGGAGTAGGACATAATTCGAAAAACTCTAAGAACTATAGAAAAATATACCAATACAATCTTGATATTTCGAAGTTTGGACTAGCTGGAACTAGAGACTTTTCAGCACCTGGTGAATATGTGCCTTGTGTTAGTTGTATGCATCCAATATTTAATGAAAGTTTTAGTTCAAAAAATGAACTGGGAATAATATTTCACACTGACAGCTTAAAGAGTCCGAGTCTAATTGAAAAGTTTTCTAGCATTCCAAATATTCCTAACAATGCAAGCCTTGAAGAAGTAATTAGCTTAATTGGTTCCTGTGAGAATATAATTACTAACAGTTATCATGGTATGTATTGGGGCATGCTTTTAAAAAAGAAAGTTTCGGTAGTTCCAAACTCTTCTAAATTCTTCGATTTTAAATATCAGCCAAATTTTACAACCTTTGAAGATTCGCTCACTGACTATAAGAAGGCACAATCTTACGATGGTATTTTAGAAGAGTGTAAATCTATTAATCAAATTTTTTACCATAAAGTTTCAGAGTACCTGGAATTACAATAA
- a CDS encoding lipopolysaccharide kinase InaA family protein, translated as MKFTVNPESLIPREQIELLIREFDEEGKTLFDKGRNTIKTFELEQGTINVKSFKVPNLINKIAYKYLRKSKAERSFSFATILKEKGVGTPSPIAYCEENSGILFGGSYYLSEHLDADLTYRELITEPDFPDHEIILRAFTRFTFELHEKDIQFLDHSPGNTLIKRDINNYHFFLVDLNRMNFKNLSFEARMQNFSRLTPKKAMVEIMANEYAGLIGKTEDEVFEKMWYYTRKFQQKFQRKKKMKRIMRK; from the coding sequence ATGAAATTTACCGTAAATCCTGAAAGTTTAATTCCTAGAGAGCAAATTGAATTACTCATTAGGGAATTTGATGAGGAAGGAAAAACTTTATTCGACAAAGGAAGGAATACAATTAAAACTTTTGAATTAGAACAGGGTACCATAAACGTTAAATCATTTAAGGTGCCCAATCTTATTAATAAAATTGCTTATAAATATCTAAGAAAATCTAAGGCTGAACGTTCTTTCAGTTTCGCAACAATTTTGAAAGAAAAAGGTGTGGGAACTCCAAGTCCAATAGCTTATTGTGAAGAAAATTCAGGTATTCTTTTTGGTGGTAGCTACTATCTAAGTGAACACTTAGATGCAGATCTAACCTATCGCGAATTAATTACAGAACCTGATTTTCCCGATCATGAAATTATTCTTAGAGCTTTTACAAGATTTACATTTGAACTTCACGAAAAAGATATTCAGTTTTTAGATCATTCTCCGGGGAATACACTTATAAAAAGGGATATTAATAATTACCATTTTTTTCTCGTTGATTTAAACCGAATGAATTTCAAGAATTTATCGTTTGAAGCTAGAATGCAGAATTTTTCCAGATTAACTCCCAAGAAGGCAATGGTTGAAATTATGGCGAATGAATACGCAGGTTTGATAGGTAAAACGGAAGATGAGGTCTTTGAAAAAATGTGGTATTATACGCGTAAATTTCAGCAGAAGTTTCAAAGAAAAAAGAAGATGAAAAGAATAATGAGAAAGTAA